Proteins co-encoded in one Elusimicrobiota bacterium genomic window:
- a CDS encoding ChbG/HpnK family deacetylase, with product MSPRQLITTADDFGASPEVNEAVVQAYREGILRFASLMVDAPAAALAAEAAIACRGLGVGVHLELCSEDPAAWGLRLLGDGRARGEVEALMSGQVERFLALGLVPTHLDSHFNAHVHPAVLPAVLRLARRFSIPRIRWPAGELGPSLAYAWTHWRAVLTGSPVPDRSPSPVLRQVLLSGAYGALGLASRWRAGGLSLTRAFGMLHSGMMTDDYVIWLLRRLPQGVTELYFHPSLEPALGDGMPTPSHRSATELLTLLSPRVRQTLQEEGIELLRAG from the coding sequence ATGAGCCCGCGCCAGCTCATCACCACGGCCGACGACTTCGGCGCCAGCCCGGAAGTCAACGAAGCCGTCGTCCAGGCCTACCGGGAAGGCATCCTGCGCTTCGCCAGCCTCATGGTCGACGCTCCGGCGGCGGCCCTGGCTGCCGAAGCAGCGATCGCTTGCCGCGGGCTCGGGGTGGGCGTGCACCTGGAGCTCTGCTCTGAGGACCCCGCCGCCTGGGGCCTGCGCCTGCTGGGCGACGGTCGGGCCAGAGGCGAGGTCGAGGCCCTGATGAGCGGCCAAGTCGAGCGATTCCTGGCCCTGGGCCTGGTCCCGACGCATCTGGACAGTCATTTCAACGCGCACGTCCACCCCGCGGTCCTGCCGGCGGTCCTGCGCTTGGCCAGGCGCTTCTCCATCCCCCGCATCCGCTGGCCCGCCGGCGAGCTGGGCCCGAGCCTGGCCTATGCCTGGACGCATTGGCGAGCCGTCCTGACCGGCTCGCCGGTGCCGGACCGCAGCCCCTCGCCCGTCTTGCGGCAAGTGCTTCTATCCGGAGCTTACGGCGCTTTGGGATTGGCGTCGCGGTGGCGGGCCGGGGGCCTGAGCCTGACCCGGGCCTTCGGCATGCTGCACTCCGGCATGATGACCGACGACTACGTGATCTGGCTCCTGCGCCGCCTGCCGCAGGGAGTGACCGAGCTGTATTTCCATCCCTCGTTGGAGCCGGCCTTGGGCGACGGGATGCCGACGCCCAGCCACCGCAGCGCGACCGAACTGCTGACCTTGCTCAGTCCCCGGGTGCGGCAGACCCTGCAGGAAGAGGGCATCGAGCTGTTGCGGGCCGGCTAG